A part of Candidatus Melainabacteria bacterium genomic DNA contains:
- a CDS encoding polysaccharide deacetylase family protein, which produces MSDQHKSDFSDDWTHAKMDMLTWLGKRLLPSGYWAGHQENNGEHPRLYLTYDDGPHPETTPQLIELLAKENIPATFFLIGEHAERHPELVKQLADAGHIIANHTQHHEFMPLLTTNRIEKEIQKTNDVILQATGESPVLFRAPYGVLDARVADCLKERGMKPVYWSCVSEDWLPLGHSKVVSRIARKLHDGALIVLHEKWFPHQTLEATRGVIEFARRAGYTFAPVGTNLSS; this is translated from the coding sequence ATGTCTGATCAACACAAAAGCGATTTCTCAGACGATTGGACCCACGCGAAAATGGATATGCTAACCTGGCTCGGCAAGCGCCTCTTGCCTTCGGGTTATTGGGCTGGTCACCAGGAGAATAACGGAGAGCATCCGCGTCTTTACCTGACCTATGACGATGGTCCGCACCCAGAAACAACGCCTCAATTGATTGAGTTATTGGCGAAAGAAAACATTCCCGCTACCTTTTTCTTGATTGGTGAGCACGCAGAGAGACATCCAGAGCTGGTCAAACAATTGGCAGATGCCGGACACATCATCGCCAATCACACGCAGCATCATGAATTCATGCCGCTTTTGACGACCAATAGAATCGAGAAAGAAATTCAAAAAACTAATGACGTGATTTTGCAGGCAACAGGCGAAAGTCCTGTTTTATTCCGAGCACCATATGGGGTGCTCGACGCGCGTGTTGCAGATTGCTTGAAAGAACGAGGCATGAAGCCAGTGTACTGGAGCTGCGTCTCGGAAGATTGGCTGCCGCTTGGACACAGCAAGGTCGTTTCGCGAATCGCTCGTAAATTGCATGACGGAGCGCTGATTGTTCTGCATGAAAAATGGTTCCCACATCAAACACTGGAAGCGACGCGTGGCGTAATCGAATTCGCCAGGAGAGCCGGTTATACATTCGCGCCGGTTGGCACAAACCTCTCCAGCTGA
- a CDS encoding cyclase translates to MVVVLHLRLWLEYIKITGGTLKTQHKIFKKSSTIPASAEEVFDWHTQPDALLKLTPPWIKCRVKPTRDGIHDGNRVLLKIRRGPICINWLAEQRNVEVARRFEDIQIYGPFGYWHHVHRFIPIDSSHCILEDSIEYDMKLKPLLNPLAGLLVEPDLERLFAFRHAVTIAQFEKKPSNKF, encoded by the coding sequence ATGGTGGTGGTTCTGCATCTGAGGCTTTGGTTGGAATACATCAAGATCACCGGTGGCACGTTGAAAACACAACACAAAATATTCAAAAAATCCTCAACGATACCAGCAAGCGCAGAAGAGGTTTTCGATTGGCATACGCAACCAGACGCGCTTCTCAAGCTCACGCCGCCGTGGATTAAATGTCGCGTCAAACCGACGCGCGATGGCATTCACGATGGCAATCGAGTACTGCTCAAGATTCGCCGGGGACCAATTTGCATAAACTGGTTGGCCGAACAGCGAAACGTGGAAGTAGCCAGACGTTTCGAAGACATTCAGATCTATGGACCGTTTGGCTATTGGCACCACGTCCATCGCTTCATTCCGATAGATTCAAGCCACTGCATACTCGAAGATAGCATCGAATACGACATGAAACTGAAGCCGCTTCTCAACCCGCTCGCTGGTCTGCTGGTGGAGCCGGATTTAGAGAGGTTGTTCGCGTTTAGACACGCGGTGACTATTGCGCAATTCGAGAAGAAACCGAGCAACAAGTTCTGA
- a CDS encoding M4 family peptidase, translating to MAWIISEGVKMGKPESEIGKGNNVPNNVEQQTLLSQQVQSQAQRDAMTAAPSGAGERIWDVTKEGISKIPEGFINSLDPHNILPNVGMGVAIGAAARLILPEAGPVGKVAGAALGAYFVGEPLVKSYSLALAAKNMNDMHIASDHLGNTLGGMPVAMVEGGIGAKIGSGLMGRALATEAAAPFTNWKASMYGKADISMQSGMASVRNTMFERLGVGTPDAGPYAQGIVPPYMLETLAKNNPGNPDYLATIKRANDMRAAGQFASRNTARTNESGAREVYDAGGEEIHPGKLIRKEGQGPTGNSDVDNAYDYTGDVRKYYKEVHGRDSIDGKGMKLSSTVNYGDNFENAFWDGQQMTYGRPGAQSPFKTFIQRMITGHEMTHGVTEFEANVTYRGQPGALNESHSDVFGALVEQRALGQTADKANWLVGDGIWKEGVNGRALRDMKNPGTAYDDPQLGKDPQPAHMRDFVRTSRDNGGVHINSGIPNKAFADFATAVGGNAWEAPGKIWYEARANAGSDPSFAQFAYQTIEAAKRISPNDVPKLEKAWSDVGVTPSAKAAADVTPIVVNDNSDKKSA from the coding sequence ATGGCATGGATTATTTCAGAAGGTGTAAAAATGGGAAAACCTGAATCGGAAATCGGCAAAGGAAACAATGTCCCTAATAACGTAGAACAACAGACTCTCCTGAGTCAGCAAGTGCAGTCACAAGCGCAGCGCGATGCCATGACTGCTGCACCTTCTGGTGCAGGAGAAAGAATCTGGGATGTCACCAAAGAAGGCATTTCCAAAATTCCTGAGGGTTTCATTAATTCACTCGATCCACACAACATTTTGCCTAACGTCGGTATGGGTGTCGCCATCGGTGCCGCGGCAAGGCTGATTTTGCCTGAGGCTGGACCGGTCGGAAAGGTAGCGGGGGCAGCGTTGGGAGCCTACTTCGTCGGGGAACCGCTGGTGAAGTCGTATTCTCTGGCTCTCGCAGCAAAAAATATGAACGACATGCACATCGCATCTGACCATCTAGGTAACACGTTGGGTGGAATGCCTGTAGCGATGGTGGAAGGCGGAATCGGTGCGAAGATCGGCTCGGGTCTGATGGGTAGAGCGCTAGCTACTGAAGCCGCTGCACCATTCACAAACTGGAAAGCAAGTATGTACGGCAAGGCTGATATCAGCATGCAATCTGGAATGGCGAGCGTTCGCAATACGATGTTCGAAAGACTTGGAGTTGGCACTCCTGATGCCGGTCCTTACGCTCAAGGAATCGTTCCTCCATACATGCTCGAAACTCTGGCGAAGAATAATCCTGGAAATCCTGACTATTTAGCTACAATCAAGCGCGCTAACGACATGAGAGCAGCTGGTCAATTCGCTTCGAGGAACACTGCTCGCACTAACGAAAGCGGTGCTCGTGAAGTATATGATGCGGGCGGTGAAGAGATTCATCCTGGAAAACTGATCCGCAAAGAAGGTCAGGGACCAACTGGAAATTCTGATGTCGACAACGCTTATGACTACACTGGTGATGTCCGGAAATATTATAAGGAAGTTCATGGCCGTGATTCGATTGATGGAAAGGGGATGAAACTTTCTTCTACCGTTAACTATGGAGATAACTTCGAAAACGCTTTCTGGGATGGTCAACAAATGACCTACGGACGACCAGGTGCGCAGAGTCCATTCAAGACATTCATTCAACGTATGATCACCGGTCATGAAATGACTCATGGTGTCACAGAATTCGAAGCTAACGTGACATATCGTGGTCAGCCCGGAGCTCTCAATGAAAGTCATTCCGACGTGTTTGGTGCGCTGGTTGAACAACGCGCCCTCGGACAGACCGCTGATAAAGCGAACTGGTTGGTTGGCGATGGCATCTGGAAAGAAGGTGTTAATGGACGTGCTCTGCGCGACATGAAGAATCCTGGAACTGCCTACGACGATCCACAACTCGGTAAAGATCCTCAACCTGCACATATGCGCGATTTTGTTCGCACCAGTAGAGATAATGGTGGCGTGCATATCAACTCGGGTATTCCAAACAAGGCATTCGCCGACTTCGCTACTGCAGTTGGTGGCAACGCCTGGGAAGCACCTGGGAAGATCTGGTACGAAGCTCGCGCAAATGCCGGCTCTGATCCATCGTTTGCTCAATTCGCCTATCAGACAATTGAAGCTGCTAAGCGCATTAGCCCGAACGATGTGCCGAAGTTGGAGAAAGCCTGGTCTGATGTTGGCGTGACTCCATCAGCAAAAGCCGCTGCTGACGTTACACCTATCGTTGTCAACGATAATTCAGACAAGAAGTCCGCATAG
- the hemL gene encoding glutamate-1-semialdehyde-2,1-aminomutase, producing MIMTTAAVATRSQQIFERAKSVIPGGVNSPVRSCKSVGSDPIFMDRADGPHLYDIDGNRYIDYVGSWGPMILGHRHPRVLEAIELTLKQGTSFGAPSRAEVEMAELVCKLMPSVEMVRMVNSGTEATMSAIRLARAFTKRTMIVKFDGCYHGHADSFLVKAGSGLATLGISSSPGAPEEITKLTMSIPFNDVSALKKTFDAHGKEIAAVILEPIVGNAGLILPEENYLSKIRDLCTEHGALLIFDEVMTGFRVALGGAQELYKIKPDLTTLGKIIGGGLPVGAYGGRKDIMEMIAPSGPVYQAGTLSGNPLAMAAGIAQLKTLQAPGTYAHLEQNTQRLADGLKGLSKSIQVVSVPGMLGVFFSNKPVTDFESAQKCDTEQFAKVWRSLIEKGVYWPPSQFEAAFISLVHTKNDIDATIEAFKEAIK from the coding sequence ATGATAATGACTACAGCCGCTGTTGCAACACGTTCACAACAAATATTCGAGCGAGCCAAGTCGGTGATTCCTGGCGGAGTCAATTCACCTGTGCGCTCATGCAAATCGGTTGGTTCCGATCCTATTTTTATGGATCGGGCAGACGGACCTCATTTGTACGATATCGATGGTAATCGCTACATAGATTACGTCGGCTCCTGGGGTCCGATGATTCTCGGACACCGTCACCCTCGAGTGCTTGAAGCGATCGAGTTGACACTCAAGCAAGGAACCAGTTTCGGTGCTCCGTCTAGAGCCGAAGTAGAGATGGCTGAACTGGTCTGCAAACTGATGCCGTCAGTTGAGATGGTACGCATGGTCAATTCCGGAACAGAAGCAACCATGTCTGCTATTCGTCTGGCTCGTGCTTTCACTAAGCGCACCATGATTGTCAAATTTGACGGCTGCTATCACGGGCATGCCGATTCATTCCTGGTTAAAGCAGGTTCGGGATTGGCAACGTTGGGCATCTCCAGTTCGCCGGGCGCTCCTGAAGAAATCACCAAGCTGACAATGTCCATTCCTTTCAATGATGTCAGTGCCTTGAAGAAAACATTCGATGCGCATGGAAAAGAGATTGCAGCGGTTATTCTCGAGCCGATCGTTGGCAATGCCGGATTGATTCTTCCGGAAGAAAACTATCTCTCCAAAATTCGCGATCTCTGCACCGAACATGGTGCGCTTCTGATATTCGACGAAGTCATGACTGGTTTTCGTGTCGCGCTGGGCGGTGCCCAGGAGTTGTATAAGATCAAGCCTGATTTGACGACTCTTGGAAAAATTATCGGCGGCGGATTGCCAGTCGGCGCCTATGGTGGAAGAAAGGACATCATGGAAATGATTGCTCCATCCGGTCCCGTTTATCAAGCCGGCACATTGTCTGGAAATCCTCTTGCTATGGCAGCTGGCATTGCGCAATTGAAGACATTGCAGGCGCCGGGCACTTATGCTCATCTGGAGCAAAACACACAGCGCTTAGCTGACGGTCTGAAAGGACTTTCTAAATCAATTCAGGTCGTCTCTGTACCTGGAATGTTAGGTGTGTTTTTCAGCAACAAACCAGTAACTGATTTTGAGAGCGCCCAAAAGTGTGACACCGAGCAGTTCGCAAAAGTCTGGCGCAGTTTGATCGAAAAAGGTGTTTACTGGCCGCCGTCGCAATTCGAAGCCGCATTTATTTCTCTGGTTCACACCAAGAATGATATTGATGCCACCATCGAAGCATTTAAAGAAGCGATCAAGTAA
- a CDS encoding 1-acyl-sn-glycerol-3-phosphate acyltransferase: MLDFRPPLDSPPLIALVNLTLPLYMKFGLCDTKVQLAPGALERFKSYKGKRALICPNHSNRHDPQVMFEFSRLAGETFNYVAAREVFDWQNGFNGWWLQHLGCYSVVRGAADRESFKMTKKILTEGKNKLVLFPEGEISRQNDTLMPLESGAAQLTFWAVEELAKHAAGAALEPVYLMPIAIKYTYPKNIENGLKITLSALEANLGIKTVSGASVYQRLRAISEKLLLTLEKEYGMKPQTGADLNERVSALRQSILTNVGHQLQIELPTNVRQLEMVRILRNHVDDFIYAPEKDFSEYERKVHEERASTLRGFYNDLDRVVNFIAIYDGYLKDNMTQERFADILDRLEREILRTREPSFRGSRIVLMDVGVPINLSERYADYKSAKKATIGKVTEEISIQISEMLTSLDQYRKPIHLS; encoded by the coding sequence ATGCTAGATTTCAGACCACCACTGGATAGCCCACCGCTGATTGCGCTGGTGAACCTAACTTTGCCGTTGTACATGAAATTTGGTCTCTGTGACACCAAAGTGCAACTGGCACCTGGAGCATTAGAGAGATTCAAGTCATATAAAGGCAAGCGCGCCTTGATTTGTCCGAATCATTCAAACAGACATGATCCGCAAGTCATGTTCGAATTTTCTCGCCTGGCTGGTGAGACGTTCAACTATGTCGCGGCGCGCGAAGTCTTCGACTGGCAGAACGGCTTCAATGGTTGGTGGCTTCAGCACCTGGGTTGCTACTCAGTGGTGAGGGGAGCCGCAGATCGCGAATCCTTCAAGATGACAAAGAAAATTCTTACAGAAGGAAAGAACAAACTGGTGCTCTTTCCCGAGGGAGAAATTTCACGTCAAAATGACACTCTTATGCCGCTCGAATCAGGCGCGGCACAGCTAACGTTCTGGGCGGTAGAAGAACTAGCAAAACATGCTGCTGGTGCGGCTCTTGAGCCAGTCTATCTGATGCCGATCGCGATCAAGTATACGTATCCCAAGAACATTGAGAACGGACTGAAAATTACTCTCAGCGCACTCGAGGCCAATCTCGGAATCAAGACAGTCAGTGGCGCATCGGTGTACCAGAGGCTGCGTGCGATTTCAGAGAAATTGCTTCTCACCCTCGAAAAAGAATACGGAATGAAACCCCAGACTGGTGCCGATTTGAACGAGAGGGTATCGGCGCTGAGACAATCGATTTTGACAAACGTCGGTCATCAATTGCAAATCGAATTACCAACAAATGTTCGCCAACTGGAAATGGTGCGCATACTCCGCAATCACGTCGATGATTTCATTTATGCGCCGGAAAAGGACTTCTCGGAGTACGAGCGAAAAGTGCATGAAGAGCGGGCATCCACATTGCGAGGATTCTACAACGACCTGGATCGAGTTGTTAATTTCATAGCAATTTACGACGGCTATTTAAAAGACAACATGACTCAGGAACGATTCGCAGATATCTTAGATCGACTTGAACGCGAAATTCTGCGCACCCGAGAACCCTCATTCAGAGGCTCGCGAATTGTGCTTATGGATGTTGGTGTTCCGATTAATTTGTCGGAGCGCTACGCTGACTATAAATCAGCTAAGAAAGCCACCATCGGGAAAGTAACCGAAGAAATTTCCATCCAAATTTCAGAGATGCTCACCAGTCTCGATCAATATCGAAAACCGATTCACCTTTCCTGA
- a CDS encoding 50S ribosomal protein L27 codes for MAHKKGGGSTRNGRDSQPKRLGVKRYGGEHVIAGNIIVRQRGTKIHPGVNVRIGSDDTLYAIASGVIKFEMRRGAKLANVYPV; via the coding sequence ATGGCACATAAGAAGGGCGGCGGTTCTACTCGCAACGGACGCGATAGCCAACCCAAACGCCTCGGAGTTAAGAGATACGGCGGCGAGCACGTAATCGCAGGAAACATCATCGTTCGTCAACGCGGAACGAAGATTCACCCGGGCGTGAACGTAAGAATCGGCAGCGATGACACCCTGTATGCCATCGCATCAGGCGTCATCAAGTTCGAAATGCGTCGCGGCGCCAAGCTTGCGAACGTTTATCCAGTATAG
- a CDS encoding DUF4388 domain-containing protein — protein sequence MGINFHITSVREGTIFNVMQFLSLEKVTGILTISFGRQLPESTIYFVTGNVTTAEFGAIVGDAVLDMLLCQEYAMKEVSFAPGRISQLNEQAIIVRASSLSGVMLNVSKDVDKCESRPFIYGMLPMQASDGRKVDSLLHVLYDFPKWNDFLLAVPRGDNDRGAPLPQCVLLHRALSRSALTYQTPLVSLKSLRSLLDIVQPLSEKESNNLRGYMRSLLPHPKSTHMSIERFYAFASAIESIAQRRSSEVGDKARRAIHLLIQNTTKMSETANV from the coding sequence GTGGGCATTAACTTTCACATTACATCTGTTCGGGAAGGCACGATTTTCAATGTGATGCAATTCCTCAGCCTTGAGAAAGTCACTGGCATTCTCACTATCTCGTTTGGCCGACAACTTCCTGAGAGCACAATCTATTTCGTCACCGGTAACGTAACCACCGCTGAGTTTGGCGCAATCGTCGGAGACGCAGTTCTGGACATGCTTTTATGTCAGGAATATGCGATGAAAGAAGTCAGTTTCGCGCCTGGCCGCATTTCACAACTAAACGAGCAAGCCATCATCGTTCGAGCGTCAAGTTTGTCCGGTGTCATGCTCAACGTCTCTAAAGATGTCGATAAATGCGAATCTCGTCCGTTCATCTACGGCATGCTGCCTATGCAAGCCAGCGACGGTCGCAAGGTCGACTCACTCCTGCACGTCCTCTACGACTTCCCTAAATGGAACGACTTCCTGCTGGCAGTTCCCCGTGGTGACAACGACAGAGGCGCGCCGTTACCCCAGTGCGTGCTTCTGCATCGAGCCCTTTCCCGCTCTGCCCTGACTTATCAAACTCCTCTGGTGAGCCTTAAGAGCCTGCGCTCACTACTTGACATAGTTCAACCTTTAAGCGAAAAGGAAAGCAATAACCTGCGCGGATACATGCGCAGCCTGTTGCCTCATCCAAAATCAACGCACATGTCAATCGAAAGATTTTATGCATTTGCCAGCGCTATTGAATCAATTGCCCAGCGCCGATCGTCTGAAGTAGGAGATAAGGCGAGACGGGCAATTCATTTGCTCATCCAAAACACTACGAAGATGAGCGAAACAGCAAATGTCTGA
- a CDS encoding redoxin domain-containing protein codes for MPLRMDSPLPSLKGGTDWFNSAPITDEELKGSPVLIHFWAISCGTCKESLPDVSQWIEKYGPQGLKVIAVHMPRQESDTKVEDVKAAIEEYEVKQPCVVDNWHEITDAFENKYVPAFYLFDREGKMRDFKAGEKAPKMVAQAIERIMSEAPVKEEAK; via the coding sequence ATGCCGCTTCGTATGGACAGTCCGTTGCCTTCGCTCAAAGGCGGCACCGACTGGTTCAATTCAGCTCCTATCACTGATGAAGAGTTGAAAGGATCGCCAGTGCTCATACACTTCTGGGCAATCAGCTGCGGTACTTGCAAAGAATCATTGCCTGACGTAAGCCAGTGGATTGAGAAATACGGCCCGCAGGGATTGAAAGTAATCGCCGTCCACATGCCGCGCCAGGAAAGTGATACCAAGGTCGAAGACGTCAAGGCTGCTATCGAAGAGTACGAAGTCAAGCAACCATGCGTCGTTGATAACTGGCACGAAATCACGGATGCCTTCGAAAATAAGTATGTACCTGCCTTCTATCTCTTCGACAGAGAAGGCAAGATGCGCGATTTCAAAGCCGGTGAAAAAGCACCGAAGATGGTGGCACAGGCAATCGAGCGCATCATGTCCGAAGCTCCTGTGAAAGAAGAAGCTAAGTAA
- a CDS encoding peroxiredoxin, translating into MLQVGKRAPDFDMPSTKDMKGLKENVRLSDYKGKFLVMFFYPLDFTFVCPTELKAFSHKYDELKKAGAEVLAVSTDSVFSHRAWINTPEDKGGLGSLNYVLASDITKDVSRDYGVLMEDKGIALRGLFIIDPDGILQYQVVHSLNIGRSVDETLRVLEALKTGGLCGADWKPGQKPLTV; encoded by the coding sequence ATGTTGCAAGTTGGAAAAAGAGCTCCAGATTTTGACATGCCCTCAACCAAGGACATGAAAGGTCTCAAAGAGAACGTTCGTTTGTCAGACTACAAGGGCAAGTTCCTTGTTATGTTCTTCTATCCATTGGATTTCACTTTCGTCTGCCCAACAGAATTGAAAGCATTCAGCCATAAATATGATGAATTGAAGAAAGCCGGTGCTGAAGTATTGGCAGTATCGACTGACTCTGTATTCAGTCACCGCGCCTGGATCAACACTCCAGAAGACAAGGGTGGACTCGGTTCACTCAACTACGTACTCGCTTCAGACATCACCAAAGATGTTAGCCGCGACTACGGTGTATTGATGGAAGACAAAGGCATCGCTCTGCGTGGCTTGTTCATCATCGATCCAGATGGCATCCTCCAGTATCAAGTTGTACACAGCCTCAACATCGGACGCAGCGTCGACGAAACACTTCGTGTACTCGAAGCTCTCAAGACCGGCGGACTTTGCGGCGCTGACTGGAAGCCAGGTCAAAAACCATTGACCGTCTAA
- a CDS encoding UDP-N-acetylmuramoyl-L-alanyl-D-glutamate--2,6-diaminopimelate ligase, whose translation MRRHQVRNASRRQACERLSSIVSTQSRPAKQLLPALERIGGVLSSESQSSSAATFSGVCYDSRKVQPGDAFVCIEGEKFDGNKFISDAIKLGAGCIVSQRENKETLPVPYVKVPDVRAALADLAAYYHDEPSSKIRLIGVTGTNGKTTTTHLIENIFLEDHRKIGLIGTLGARWSEANQPSQYLDTHHTTPQASDLQALLSDMAGHNVAHVAMEVSSHALALERVRACDFAVACLTNITQDHLDFHKTMENYWQAKRILFEMLVKSRQPNKTAVINGDDELAPEFVKAVKDSDVRVWTYGWDKGDMYVKNASFDFRGTDLTLETPHGELDLRLHLNGRFNVYNVMAALLICLAEGVDLEICKDALEEFTGVSGRFETVTTGGKTEEPLCLVDYAHTPDGLENVLKAARALVPADGKLIVVFGCGGDRDATKRPQMGGIADRLADLVIVTSDNPRSEVPKSIIDNILGGIKRTTNLHVEEDRARAIALAIKEATNRDIVVVAGKGHETYQILADRTIDFDDRIEVRNALSDRLKAAR comes from the coding sequence ATCAGGCGTCATCAAGTTCGAAATGCGTCGCGGCGCCAAGCTTGCGAACGTTTATCCAGTATAGTGTCGACCCAGTCGCGTCCAGCCAAGCAGCTTCTGCCTGCGCTTGAACGAATTGGGGGCGTTTTGTCATCAGAGTCGCAGTCGTCTTCGGCTGCGACTTTTTCCGGTGTTTGCTACGACTCGCGCAAAGTGCAACCAGGTGATGCTTTCGTCTGTATCGAAGGCGAGAAGTTCGACGGCAACAAGTTCATCAGCGACGCTATAAAGCTGGGTGCCGGCTGCATCGTTTCGCAGCGTGAGAACAAAGAGACCTTGCCGGTTCCATACGTCAAAGTGCCGGACGTGCGCGCTGCACTAGCCGATCTGGCGGCTTACTATCACGATGAACCGAGCAGCAAGATCCGCTTGATTGGCGTAACCGGCACAAACGGAAAGACAACAACGACGCATCTCATTGAAAACATTTTTCTGGAAGACCATCGCAAAATCGGCTTGATTGGCACGCTAGGAGCTCGCTGGTCAGAAGCGAATCAACCTTCACAATATCTCGACACCCATCACACAACCCCGCAGGCATCAGATCTGCAGGCGCTGCTGTCAGACATGGCCGGCCACAATGTTGCTCACGTCGCCATGGAAGTGTCGAGTCATGCGCTTGCGCTGGAAAGAGTTCGTGCCTGCGACTTCGCGGTGGCGTGCTTAACGAACATTACCCAGGACCACCTTGACTTCCACAAGACAATGGAAAACTACTGGCAGGCCAAACGAATTCTCTTCGAGATGCTCGTCAAAAGCCGCCAGCCAAACAAGACAGCCGTAATCAACGGAGACGACGAATTGGCTCCCGAGTTCGTCAAAGCAGTGAAAGACTCAGATGTGCGGGTCTGGACCTACGGTTGGGACAAGGGCGACATGTACGTCAAAAATGCATCCTTCGATTTTCGAGGCACAGACCTCACGCTTGAGACTCCGCACGGCGAGCTGGATTTGCGCCTCCACCTGAACGGACGGTTTAACGTCTACAACGTCATGGCCGCACTTCTGATTTGCCTGGCAGAAGGAGTGGATCTCGAAATTTGCAAAGACGCCCTGGAAGAGTTCACAGGTGTTTCGGGACGATTCGAAACCGTTACCACAGGCGGAAAGACGGAAGAACCACTCTGTCTCGTCGATTACGCACACACGCCAGACGGTCTTGAAAACGTTCTAAAAGCCGCACGTGCACTGGTTCCTGCTGATGGGAAATTGATCGTCGTGTTCGGTTGTGGCGGCGATCGTGACGCGACCAAGCGTCCACAAATGGGTGGAATAGCCGATCGGCTTGCAGACCTGGTAATAGTCACCTCGGATAATCCACGTTCAGAAGTACCAAAGTCGATTATCGACAATATTCTGGGTGGCATTAAGCGAACAACGAATCTGCACGTTGAGGAAGACCGCGCCAGAGCAATCGCTCTTGCAATTAAGGAAGCCACTAATCGAGATATTGTCGTCGTTGCGGGCAAAGGACACGAGACTTATCAGATACTGGCCGACAGAACAATCGATTTTGACGATAGAATCGAAGTAAGAAACGCTCTCTCAGATCGTCTGAAAGCTGCCCGATAA
- the rplU gene encoding 50S ribosomal protein L21, translating to MFAIVEACGRQYQLEAGRFVDVDLTEGEAGTAFVFDKILMIVDGANSTLGAPFIEGAKVSGKILSHHKTKKVIVYHMKPKKGTRKKQGHRQHYTRILIDTIELKDKVLAKAEERQGKPAKAADKTAAEPKKAKAAEKKPAEKKAAPKASEKKSKS from the coding sequence ATGTTTGCCATAGTAGAAGCTTGCGGAAGGCAGTATCAGCTAGAAGCTGGTCGTTTCGTCGACGTCGATTTGACTGAAGGTGAAGCAGGAACTGCTTTCGTATTCGACAAAATCTTGATGATTGTCGACGGTGCCAACTCCACATTGGGCGCCCCTTTCATCGAAGGCGCCAAGGTAAGTGGAAAAATTCTTTCCCACCACAAGACTAAAAAAGTCATTGTTTATCACATGAAGCCAAAGAAAGGCACACGTAAGAAACAAGGACACAGACAGCATTACACACGCATTTTGATCGATACAATTGAATTGAAAGACAAAGTGCTCGCCAAGGCTGAAGAGCGTCAAGGCAAACCGGCGAAGGCTGCTGACAAAACAGCTGCAGAGCCGAAGAAAGCCAAAGCCGCCGAGAAGAAGCCAGCCGAGAAAAAAGCTGCGCCTAAAGCAAGCGAAAAGAAAAGCAAGAGCTAA